A stretch of DNA from Malus sylvestris chromosome 9, drMalSylv7.2, whole genome shotgun sequence:
AAGATTTACAAATGAGAATTGAGGAATGGTGACATAGAAAAAGACACAGTTCCCCCTAAAACTTTCAAACAAGAAATAATTCGTGTTTTTGCCAGTTTCTTGACTCAAATCCAAACAACTATAACTTGGAAATCTACCGTAATTCCATTGGACCACTTGCCGTGGTTTATTTTGAATGtaagtttttggatgaaaacatAAAATCATATCAGAACCAAGATGCCCATGTAGATCTGGTCAAACAAATACGAAAAATACCACGAATCTACATAAATCGCAAAAGGAGCAAAATATTTGCTTCTGAAACTAATAATTGTTCCGTTGTTTCAAAACTTTCTTGTACATACCAACCTTTGCTCTACTTCCATGGAAGAACACAATATAACATATCAATGATTTACACAATTTCAACTTTATCAATCGCGTTTCAAAGTCTTTGTCACGCAGGCTTTGAAAATCACTATAGCAAGGTACGCCAAGACAAGGGCCATGCTCACTAGTAAGACAAGATGATCGAAAGAAATTTTTTGGATAGTGTAGTTAGTTGACTTTACCACGATCTATAAACCTACAGTGAACAGATAAAAGGTTGGTCTGGACAAAAACAGGATCTTTGGATGGAAGTTTCAAATAATACGACCTGGCAAGCAGGTCAGACCCCTCAACTAGGAGAATGAGGCACGGTTTATTCCATTAAAGCATCATccactaaaaaaaattgattaagaAATAAGCATGCTTATTAAAATGAATCTGCGATTTCTAGTTAGGTACCTGGTTGTGGAGACGACGCATGCACCCTTTCCCTCTGTTTCTGCTCTAATGCATACTTCACCGTCATTACTGCAATCTTGAGAACAAACAGAGCttgcattttcctttggaatagAAGTTCTTTCAGCCAGGAAGTTCCAAACAAACCTTGAAATGTCACCAACGTATCCAAGATAAGGTGTGGAGGAAGGTTCATCAAGCATAACACCAACATAATGGCTCGGGCAGGTATTGGCTGGTGTTATATAGCTTTTCACCAGAGCACAAGAAAGACCTGGCTCACAGTCCAACACGCAACCCACTAGTTCTTCAACTAGTGAAGTATTCACGTTGATGGATGTCAAACCTGAACTGCTTAGATTTTTGGTGTCACTCGCAAGAATGTAAAGGGTGCGTGCTACAAGGGAAGCAGCCGCCACAATGGATGACAAGTTGATATTTGGTGCAGTGAAAAGTCAAAGTACGAATGAAAGAAAAGAGATTTTGGATCACGTTGGTAGCATCAAGATGATTAATcaagaaagaacaaaagaatACTTAAAAACTCACATAAATCATCAAGGTGACTCTGGTACAACTTGTTGGTGAAGACAGTATCAAAATCTTCTAACACAACACCAGAGGTTAGAGAGTTCTGTTAAGAGTAAGGAGCTATTGAGAATTCCATGAAATCAACAATAAAAAACGATATCCATTTTCTTAAGCATTCAATATCTCCGAACAGAACAAAAAGctaaatataaagaaaaaaatgcgTAATTATCTACCTTCTTGCTCATAGGCTTTTGTTTATCTATCAAGAAAGTAGACAATACTTTTGTTTATCTACCTGTATAATAGGTTTTTGTATATAATCTACCTTACATGTTTTGGACCTGATTTGAAAATAGCTGAATTTTTTGGACTTGTATCAAAATGCactaaattttaattcaattcattCGAAATCTCATacgagatgtgagatttgtagaTGCATAAAATACATTAGAAAATCTCTCTAATctcctctaattcctcaactttttcaaattatttaaaatcaaattttaattgaatagacctagaatgttataaacttttttaaaatcttaattgattAAACTCATATTTCTAAGGATTTAATAATGgggaaacttgatataagtccaattttttGCTCATACTTTGTAGAGTATATCTACTTTCTAGGTATATATGGAGGTAGACAATACTTTTGTTTATCTACCTGTATAATAGGTTTTTGTATATAATCTACCTTACATGTTTTGGACCTGATTTGAAAATAGCTGAATTTTttggacttggatcaaaatgcactaaattttaattcaattcattCGAAATCTCATacgagatgtgagatttgtagaTGCATAAAATACATTAGAAAATCTCtctaattccctctaattccctctaattcctcaactttttcaaattatttaaaatcaaattctaattgaatagaCCTAGAATGCTATAAActtttttaaaatcttaattgattAAACTCATATTTCTAAGGATTTAATAATGggaaaacttgatataagtccaatttttttaGCTAATAGTATGAATAATCcagtttattaaaataagtccaatttgttatatttaattatttaattatcaatagtTATCTGTTCAATAATAAGATTTATtattaaaatcaaatttcttcccaACTATCTCTTtgcttatttctttttatttatctttttgttATTTCTCATTCTTCCTTCTACTTTAAACcctatttatagattttattttaatttttgtaatcaacctatatcacaggttaattatatttatgtacctatatgacattttcttttttcttttttttataatcaacatgTCACATATTAATGTGTCTTACTTGTAGGTATGTTATGTTTTTTCTACATTTTAattaggtttcatatctcacGTATAGGTATTGAGTTAGGATAGAATGTTTTGCACataaatttatgttagtatattagttttttttgttataagatattaattatatttttttagagttggaaaatgcataatattagaatattttaattaatttttaatattttagaaaatataaaatgagtataaaagaaataaaaacatataattagatAACCGAACTCATTCCTAAAAACGCTCTATGCTTTTGGACCTCGATCTAAGAGTCCctttaataaattatcttaaaatcctaatcgaatacacattgaatttcaaaTAATCATTTAAAATCCTGATTAAGTCCTCCTAGATTCATTTAAAGAAAACCCTCAAAatttcaattgaatacacctcctAAACGTTATATTCTTCTACTGCCTTATATGGAATTTCCGTACAAGTAAACTGCGTGTGTCTCCTTTGGGTTCTACAAAACAAATGGGCTCTCAATGGGCCTTTTCTCAATGGGCCTCTTCTTTCGTTAATCAATTGGGGAAAGAGTCTCCACTTCCGACGTCGCAACGCAACGTCCACACCTTCCATTTCTAATTCTCTCCGTCGTCATAGCTCACAGAGCTTCTGAAAGCAGCAAAATCGAACACATTGCTAGTGCGAGCTATCATCGACAGCAATGGGGTTGGGATCGCTTGCTTCGAGGGCCCTGAGGCCCACAGCGTCAAGGCTCCTCAGCTCTCAGAACCCTGGACCATTCTTCTCCTTCCACAGGGCGGTCTCAACCACGCCGGAGCTCCAGAACGCCGACCAATCAGCGGCGGCGGCCCAGCCCGACCCCCCCGCAGATCTCCCTCCTCGGACCCCTGTGGGCGGGGCCCGTGTCCACTTCCCGAATCCCGAAGATGCCATCGAGGTCTTTGTCGATGGATACCCCGTCAAAATCCCCAAGGGATTTACTGTGTTGCAGGCCTGTGAGGTCGCCGGCGTTGACATCCCTAGATTCTGCTACCATAGCCGGTTGTCGATCGCCGGTAACTGCCGTATGTGCCTTGTTGAGGTTGAGAAGTCGCCGAAGCCCGTCGCCTCCTGTGCCATGCCTGCCATGCCTGGTTAGGTTCCCCTCTAACCTCCATTTTCAGCTTGTGTTAGCTGTTTGTTGCTTCAAATTTCCAATTTTCGGACTTTCTTTCCGGGTTTTCTGTTTGTCGAATTCCTAATCTCTTTAGTGTATAACTTAATTGACTATTGTTGTTACATGTTTCCTCCGTAGAAGTGTGAATTATGATTCTATTTCACACTAGGATTTTCGGTAGTGCACAATTTTGCGAGGTTCTGATTATTGTTTTTGGATTCACAGTAACATTTTGATTTTGATATGATATTTTGTTAATTGAGCAATACATTGTTTGGCTATGGCATAATTTGGTTGTGGTTACAGTAGAATTAAATTTTACTTTATCTTTTTGTGCATAAAGTTGTGATTTTTTGACAAAAGTTTCTTCTTAGGCATGAAAATTAAGACCGATACACCAATAGCAAAGAAGGCTCGAGAAGGGGTGATGGAGTTTCTGCTGATGAATCATCCCTTGGATTGTCCAATTTGCGATCAGGGAGGAGAATGTGATCTGCAGGATCAGTCTATGGCATTTGGATCTGATCGCGGCCGTTTTACTGAGGTGAAGAGATCCGTAGTTGATAAGAATCTTGGTCCTTTGGTGAAGACTGTAATGACTCGGTGTATTCAATGTACAAGGTCAGAATCCAGCATTGCCTCTTCTTATACACCACATATTCACTACAGTTCTAGTGAACTGTAtgattttttggtaaaatttcTTCTAGTGTAAtcttttttattctaaaaaaatACACATTTTATCCCTTCATGCCTTGTTTTGAAGCATGAGAAACTATTTACTGAATGATTGAtctatttcttgtttggtgttagtgtatttttcatttttttagtgATGCTACATATTGTCGCAGTTTTACCTCTAAAAGTACACAATCTCTAGTGTTGGTAGTCTATCCCTAGTGGTTTGCGTTCGACAGTGAGTTACTGAATGATTGATCTATTTGTTGTTTGGTGTTAGTGTATTTTTAGTGATGCTAAATATTGTCTCAGTTTTACCTCTAAAAGTACACAATCTGTAAGAGTTGTTAGTCTACCCCTAGTCTATTGCATTTAACAGTGAGTTACTGAATGATTGATCTATTTGTTGTTTGGTGTTAGTGTATTTTTAGTGATGCTAAATATTGTCCCAGTTTTACCTTTAAATGTACACAATCTGTTAAGAGTTGTAAGTCTATCCCTAGTGTATTGCATTCGACAGCGAGTTATGACATTCGCAAATCATGTAGTCCATGATGTTTTCTCTAGGTAGAGTAAGTTTTCAAATTAACAACGTACATGACATTGTTGTTAGGGTTTAAGTTTATCACCttcttaaaataaatttttgatATATCAGAAAACAGTTGCATCATTCATCGGCTTGGATAGAGCTCTTGTTTTAATTGTAGTTGCAAGCTTCTGATATAGAAAGCGCGTTTGGTTGAACAGGTGTGTCAGATTTGCAACTGAGGTTGCGGGGGTTCAGGACCTTGGCATGTTAGGTCGTGGCAGCGGAGAGGAAATTGGGACTTATGTCGAAAAACTTATGACAAGTGAGCTTTCCGGAAATGTGATAGATATCTGTCCAGTGGGAGCCCTAACCTCAAAACCGTTTGCATTTAAAGCTCGAAATTGGGAATTAAAGGGAACAGAGACCATTGATGTTACTGATGCTGTTGGATCCAACATTCGAATTGATAGCCGAGGTCCAGAGGTCTTGCGCATCGTCCCACGATTAAATGAGGTAGATTTTAGTAGACTACTTTTGATGATTGTTATCTCTGAGACTAATATATGCCAATGATGCTTACACTAAACTTCAAAACTTACAACTTGCATAGACTAAGATTTTTAACGTATGATGTAAGGGCTGATATTAgtcatttttaatttcttaaatATGCATAAATTCAAGTGCCAAGGTAGCTGAGATAAAACAGTTCTGATAATTGATgaatcattaattatttcttttattcttgTTAATTGGATCGTTTGTTTTATTCATCTGCAAGTTGACAGGTCAAACTTCACTTGCTTGCTTCCCTCATCCttcaccttttttattttattttatgaacaaaCGATactatctacactaagggggtgggagagtgggctaagcctcacaatgggcttgcaataatttggttcaaattcgcctttggtgagaatcgaacctaagacctctcacttacaagtgaagaggaataccactagaccgtactACTTTGAAAACCTTATAAAACAGTGGGTTCCAGAAGAATATTGGGGCTCTCCAAATGTGAGGCTCAATGGAGGGGTTGGGCCCTAAAGCTCAATTGTTGTGAAGTGTGAATGAGAAGGTGAAAAATTAAGGATAAACGTCTCAAACAAAGGGGCCTCAACTCTTTGGGGACTTCAGTATGGGCTGCATGTAGATGTTTGGGACTTAAATATTGTCACTAGGCTCCAGAAAAGCTCATGGGAAGACATTATTCAAGGcgttaatttgttttattcttgCTTCCAGTTTTGGTGGGTAATGGGGAAAGGGTGAGGTTTTCATAAGAGTGGTGAGCGGGGTTTAATGCATATGCCTTTCTTTTCCTAGACTGTACAGATCATCATTCTCATATCTTTTTCATGTACTTTAGTTCCTGTCATCATCCTTTGAGCGAGAATTTTGGGTTTCATAGGAATTTGAATGCTCTGGATGTTCGGGAGCTATTGTCCTTATTAACTTGGTTAATGGGTGTAGTGCTGGTCTTGTACAGGGTGGATAGGGGGAGATGGATGTTGGAGGCCGAAAGTATCGCCTAAGGCACAGGTGTTAGCGTGGTTTACTACTCACTGGAGTGTTAACACTTGTGTTAGCGTTAACCATCTGTTTTTGTACTAGACATAGCATATGTTTTTGGGTGGGAGGTTGGTATGGTATTGAGAAGTTGTGTGATGTCTATTATCTGGGTTATTTCGGTGGAATCTAATACAATGAGTTTGAGAATGTGATTATCTCTGTGAGAGGGTTTGCTTTTGTAATTTAGAGATAATTCTTTCTCTGCATATGCCTTTCTTCTCCTAGACTGCACAGATCATTACTCTCATTTCTTTTCCATGATAGGCGTGCTTTAGTTCCTGTCATCTTCCTTTGAGCGAGAATTTTGGGTTTCATTGGAATTTGAATGCTCTGGATGTTCAGGAGCTATTGTCCTTATTAACTTGATTAATGGGTGTAGTGCTGGTCTCGTCTAGGGCGGATAGGAGGAGATGGATGTTGGAGGCCAAAAGCCCCACCTAAGTCACTGGTGCTAGCATGGATTATCACTAACTGGAGTGTTAACACTTGTGTTAGCTACTATGTATTTGCCTCAAGATGCATATGTTTATGGGTGGGACGAGGGTATGTTACTGAGAAGATCTGTGATGGCTATTATCTGATTATTTTGGTGGAAAGTAATACAGTGAGTTTTTGAGCATGTGATTGTAAGAGGGTTTGCTTCTGTATTTGAGAGATGGTTCTTTCTCTGCAATTTTATTCGAATTGTAGTGTAGTTGTTCACTAGGAGCCTGTGCTCTTTGCACTATTGGAGATTTCACTTGGTTGCACTTTTTCAGATCGGCGGTCCAAAAAGCAGAGTCGGCCttgtctttatttttttgtttgtttgttttgtgggtTGGTTGATTGACCTGACTGTCAGTGACAGGCCTACTTCTCAGCCATGAACTTCATGTTTTTGATCTTTTGACTAATTGTCTTCTTGAGTCCTAATGATTCATAGGAGCTACATTTGGACTACCCAAAAAACTTTAATTGCAACCTAATCTTTAAGTCCAAGTCAAGAAGTTTATCCTAGTCCGGTCTTTTAGTGTTAACCTTGAATGCCTGCTCTTGTCATGTTTTGATTCGGTCTCAGTTGTTCTGAATCTATCTCAACTGTCTTGAGTCCATATATTTTGCTTTTAAGTTTGCCGTCAGTGTTGATGAGTGTTGATGCTTTTTGAATCTGCAAGTTACCCTATGTTATTGAATTCTTCTTTAACACCATTTGAGTTCCTATTGGATGTTAATTACATGCACGTCATAAAATTTGCCAATCTACTTGAGCGCTCTAGCACCACATATGCCACATATTAATAGACACTGAAGTGTAAAACATACAGGTGTTATCATCCACCCTTTTATAATAATCCTTCCTTTGTATAATGTATTTGCTTACTACCTCTTGCAGGACATAAATGAAGAATGGATATCAGACAAGACTCGTTTCTGTTATGATGGTCTGAAGAGGCAGAGGTTAAATGACCCTATGATTCGTGGTGCTGATGGGCGCTTTAAGCCTGTGAGCTGGCGGGATGCCCTCGCTGTAGTTGCCGAGATGGCTCATCAAGTTAAACCAGAGGAGATTGTTGGGGTTGCTGGCCAGCTATCTGATGCTGAGTCCATGATGGCACTGAAAGACTTCTTAAATAAAATGGGGTCAAACAATGTCTGGTGTGAAGCAAATGGTTCAAACCGTGACGCTGATCTTCGATCTGGATATATTCTGAATACTAGCATTGCTGGTCTGGAGAAAGCAGATGCTTTTCTGTTGGTTGGTACCCAGGTATGTTTATAGCCATCTAATCATAATTTTTGCGGTCCAGTTTAAGTGATTTCCACCTGCCTCTTACATGTTTGACGTGCTAAAGATTAGTGGATGGATGGGTAGGGACTAGTGGGGGTCTTAGATCATGAGTggattcattttgttttgtgttttaattcgtactttcatattatatttaccAGCCAAGGGTAGAAGCTGCTATCGTAAATGCTAGAATCCGGAAGACGGTGCAAGCTACCCACGCCAAGGTTGGGTATGTTGGCCCTCCAGCTGATTTCAACTATGATCACGGGCATCTTGGCACAGGCCCTCAGACACTTCTAGAAATTGCGGAGCGTCGTCACCCATTTTCCTCAGTCCTCGCAAATGCCAAAAACCCTGCTATCATTGTCGGTGCTGGGGTCTTTGAGAGGAAAGACAAGGATGCAATTTTTTCTGCTGTTGAAGCCATTGGAAAATACGCTAATGTTGTAAGGCCTGATTGGAATGGATTCAATGTACTGCTTCTCAAAGCCGCCCAGGCTGCAGCACTTGACCTTGGACTTGTGCCAGAATCTGGAAACAGCATCGAGTCTGCAAAGTTTGTTTACCTGATGGGCGCTGATGATGTCAGCTTGGAGAAGGTTCCAAGTGATGcatttgtggtttatcaagggcATCATGGGGACCGGGGTGTGTATCGTGCTAATGTCATCCTTCCTGCGGCAGCATTCAGTGAAAAGGAAGGGACATATGTAAACACTGAAGGGTGCTCTCAGCAAACAGTACCTGCAGTTCCGACTGTCGGTGATGCCAGGGATGACTGGAAAATTATTCGGGCTCTATCTGAGGTGGCAGGTGTACGGCTGCCATATGATACACTTGGGGCCATCCGATCGCGGATTAGGACAGTGGCACCAAACATTTTGCAAGTAGACGAGAGAGAGCCAGCTACCTTTCCATCATCGATTAAACCTGAGTCCACTCAAAAGGTGGATTCGACCCCATTTGGGACTGCTATCGAGAATTTCTATATGACTGATTCGATCACAAGAGCTTCAAAGATAATGGCACAATGCAGTTCATTGCTCCTGAAGAAGTGACGATGGTTTTATGTTATTCGAATAAAGTCGCAgattcacattttttttctcctGTTATGTTTATTGGGTTGTTTTGAGGCCCTGTTTGGCCAGAGCTTCTGGAACATTGAAAGTACTTCCAGTAAAACTACTTTTATGCTTTTGTTTCACTGTAATTCAAATGAAATGTAATAGGATTTTTTTGTGTACAACTATTTGCATTTATACTTTGGGATTTTTCATTCCATTTGTGTTACGAAATATGAAAACCATGAACGACGTGGGTGAGGCTAAGTTGGCTAAAACAGTGTTATCTAGTAAGATTACTGCATGGAGGCTGTCAAAGAGTTTACTATTTGACAAATGATCTCTTGCAATTCTATCTATATCGGTGAAGATGAGTTTGATCCAACCAAAATCACAGTTTTTCCAAACCAATCCTGGATGCAGTTGGAAAGGGAGTTCTcaattgaaagaaagaaaaaaaaatgacttcACTtacaatgataaaaaaaaaatgaatcaaaTTGAAGAGGTCGAAAAGAGCATCTACTTGACACCCTGTGTTCCATGTTCGTCTCTCCAATATCGCTTGTAACAAGAAAAGGCGGGAGGAGTTAACAACTCTGTGACAATACGTACGCACTTGATTTGTCGATTGTCGATGACATGGAGCTAGAAACTCACCCCTTAGGTTCAAAGATTACTAGCAAGAGACTCGAGTGGTGCTGGGTAACCCATTTTATGACCTCACCACCGCTTAGGGTTAGAGAGTTTGGCACCAATTGTCTTTGGGTCAGCTTGTATATGAGGCTATTGGCGAATCCACATAGGACTATAGGAGCCAATTTATACAATTGCCCCCGCTCACCACTAATGTTACAAAAGAAATTGTCCAAAAGTCCTTTGTTATTCTCCGTGAGCGCAAATTTTATAGGGACAATATGTTTGACATAATGCCTCAATCTCGCCCCCGGAATAACAAAATTCTTCAATCTACCACTACACGAGACAATGTATAATGAATGGTTTGAGCACATATCTCAGGAACAAGAAGGTACATTAAGATCATTTTGTATACTAACCATtgttaattatccctaattgacAATTGTTATGGTCCTTCAACTTGTACCAAATTATTCCCCAGCTGGGTGCatgctttctttgttttccttcttGTTTCTGGGTCTCGCCTGCTGGCCTTGCCTTGTTTTGGTCTTGTTCTTGTAGGATAATGTTTGtctattttaataaatttgatctttcatATAAAACAAAAGGCAACCAATTGGATTTGATGGTCGTGAATTTTAAGATTGGCCTCGT
This window harbors:
- the LOC126582561 gene encoding NADH dehydrogenase [ubiquinone] iron-sulfur protein 1, mitochondrial, whose product is MGLGSLASRALRPTASRLLSSQNPGPFFSFHRAVSTTPELQNADQSAAAAQPDPPADLPPRTPVGGARVHFPNPEDAIEVFVDGYPVKIPKGFTVLQACEVAGVDIPRFCYHSRLSIAGNCRMCLVEVEKSPKPVASCAMPAMPGMKIKTDTPIAKKAREGVMEFLLMNHPLDCPICDQGGECDLQDQSMAFGSDRGRFTEVKRSVVDKNLGPLVKTVMTRCIQCTRCVRFATEVAGVQDLGMLGRGSGEEIGTYVEKLMTSELSGNVIDICPVGALTSKPFAFKARNWELKGTETIDVTDAVGSNIRIDSRGPEVLRIVPRLNEDINEEWISDKTRFCYDGLKRQRLNDPMIRGADGRFKPVSWRDALAVVAEMAHQVKPEEIVGVAGQLSDAESMMALKDFLNKMGSNNVWCEANGSNRDADLRSGYILNTSIAGLEKADAFLLVGTQPRVEAAIVNARIRKTVQATHAKVGYVGPPADFNYDHGHLGTGPQTLLEIAERRHPFSSVLANAKNPAIIVGAGVFERKDKDAIFSAVEAIGKYANVVRPDWNGFNVLLLKAAQAAALDLGLVPESGNSIESAKFVYLMGADDVSLEKVPSDAFVVYQGHHGDRGVYRANVILPAAAFSEKEGTYVNTEGCSQQTVPAVPTVGDARDDWKIIRALSEVAGVRLPYDTLGAIRSRIRTVAPNILQVDEREPATFPSSIKPESTQKVDSTPFGTAIENFYMTDSITRASKIMAQCSSLLLKK